GTGCTCGATAGCTGCTCTTTTATCCAAAAATAGCGATTCCCAAAACCTAACTACCAATTCCCAGCATTTCGTCTCCTTTACCTCTTAAACAAAGAGAAAGAACCGCCAGAGAGGAAGTCAGTTTTGTTACTGGCTCCATCCTCCCTTCTTTGGCTGTCCTAGAATCTTCAATCTTTGGGTGTCCAGGAATTCTTTTCTCCAAGACACCTGAAGAGTCTGATTACACTTCGATTCAACAGCGTATTCGTACGGCAGTCTCAGGCAAGCAGCCAAAAAATTTACTTCCATTTGTCGGCAGTGATCGTTTGAATATGCCAAAAGGGCTACCCTTTCAATTGGATCACTATTTGGAGTTGGTAGACTGGAGTGGTCGGCATTTAGACCCCAGAAAACGAGGCTGTATTACCGAAAACACGCCCCCTATCCTTGAACGGCTCAGTATTTCACCCAAACACTGGCGATATCTCAATCGAAATTTTGAAAGTCGCTTTAAAGGCTTAGTGGGGTCGGTGGAGGCGGTAAAGCAAACTTGCATCCAACTCGATAAACGCTGGGTACATGGTATAGCTGATTGCCGGCGCTTCCTCTCAGCTACGCCCTTCTAATTTATCCCTACTCCAAAAGTGCTCGATAGCTGCTCTTTTATCCAAAAATAGCGATTCCCAAAACCTAACTACCAATTCCCAGCATTTCGTCTCCTTTACCTCTTAATCATCCCTTCTTTGGCTGTCCTAGAGTCCTAGAGTCCTAGAGTCCTAGAATTTTCAATCTTTGGGTGTCCAGGAATTTCATTTCCAAGATTTCGAATCTTCAATCTATGGCTGTCCAGGATTTCTACCTGCCCCCGCATCTTTTTACCTACGGTCTAATAAAAACGTTATCAGCGCCAATTCGCCACCCACTTTGTTGTAGGCACTCCATCTACCTGTCCTATGGCACAGAAGTTCTCACCTAGCTTTTACCCTCCAATCCATGGCCCAATCCATGGCTGTCCTTTTTGTTACCTGCCGCCTATTTATTTATATCTCAACCACAAAGAACACAACATGCTCACATAACCAGCCCCCACCAAAACCCCAATAGAGGACAGATTTAGAGTTTCAACTAAACCACCACCTCGTGCAGAAAAAAAATAGATTGCGGCAATGATATAACCTAAAACTCCACCCACAACCATCGAAAATGATAATTTTTTTGAATCTGTAAACCTTTTTCTAAGCAGCCAATAACCGACAGTAAAAATATTCATACCCAAGGACATTATGGGTAGCGCAAGAAAAAATAATAAGAAATACACTTCTTTCATTGATTAATCGTCGGCCAGCCATACTCACAAATATAATCCGCCCCATAAGCCTTAATGAGCCCAGCCTTTACCTCTAGTTTGTCACCAAACCCTGCCATCGACTCATTTATTTTTAAATCTATCACAATTGCATTTATTAACAAACCCACTCCAGGGCCAAACCTAAGACCTACAAGGCTTGCGGGTATATTGATGCCAAGATCTATATTTTCTTCTTCTGAATGCCTCTTATTGTAGGACTTTTCCCACTCCTTACCACACTCATCACTACACTTAACAGATGCAACAATGGCTCCAGAAACATCAAAATTTAGACGAATAAGTAAAAGTGTTAAATAATGATCAAACCCGGAAGTGTACTCCCAGCCTGAATAGCTCACATTTATAGTACTCTGATCTAGGTGAGGATGCTCCATCCATACTCCGGAAGCTTTTAATCCGTTAGGATCAATTAACATGACTGGATTCTGGTTCGCATAAGTAAATATATTTAGCCCTCCATATAACCCCAAAGGATCACCCTGAATATACCGCCCAAGAGCTGGGTCATAATTTCGGAAATAGTTATAACTCAATCCACTTTCACCATCGTAATACTGCCCGGGGAAACGTATATTGAATGTAACAATATACCCATCCCCATCCACATCGCCATCTATGACCGCTTCCCCAAAAACCGATCGAGTACTACGCCAAATAGCTTCCCCATCGCTATTAATCAGTAGTCTTGGCGTATCTAAATGGTCACTATACACCGTATAACTACCCTTGGTATCTACAACCTGAATCGGAGCATAAGAGCCAGGTAAGTAGTCGTAGCGCTGGATAAGACTTGCAGTGCCACTGGTCTCCTCAAACTCTGCTATTAGCTGCGTACCATTCCATAAAAACCATGTAGTGATGCCATCCACAGTTTTGTACAAACGTCGACCACTAACTCCGTAACCATAACTAGCAATGGTAGTACCATCGGTATAGCCGGTAAGACGGTTGTCTAGATCATAAGTAAAGGTTTTATTTTCCGTTCCAGTAATAGACGTTAAATTACCATCACTGTCATAGCTGCGGATCAGCGCTTCATTATTTTGGCTGATCAGTTGATTACTGCTATTGTATTCGTAGACAGTATTATCACTTGGGTCTTCTCGATTACCCACCCCGTCATAAGAAAAGGTTTCATCAGCAAAAGCTATGCTATCGGGATAGTCAGCGCTAGTGAGCCGATCAACTCCATCATAAGTGAAGGATTGGACACCATCATTGTCACTGTAGGAAATAATCTTGTTGGCGGCATCAAAGCTGTAACTCAAGGCTTCCAAGATTGTGCCGGAAGGATCTTCAAGAGTGGTGCTAGTTAAAGTACCATCGACATTGTAGATGTTGGTACGCCTAGCTCCTGACGCATATGTGAGACTTGTCCAGTGATCAGCGGAGTCGTATCCCAAAGTATGAGTACTGCCTGCTAAAGTAGCACTGATTAAGCGGGCATAGTCGTCATAACCAAAGCTATGATTCGTAAGTACACCACCCGTCTCTATAGTGTTGTCCAGACTAAGTCCATTTAAATCACCCTGGGTGTTATAAGTGTAGCTGAGGGTACGATCCCCACCGGGAATATAATGGTTAGACGTTTGAGATAGACGATTTAATGCATCATAACTATTTGTGTAAAGCGCATTACTTTGTATCGCCGTGTCAATAGCTTGGGTTAGCTGTCCATTATCATTGTAGGCAAAACTCTGGCTACGCTCAGTATTATTACTGGCATGGTCTGTAGCACTAGCAAAATGCTCTATACTTACCAACCCACCCCAACTTTCATAGCTATACTCTAATACCTGTCCACGAGCGCCAGTTTTGCTGGAAAGACGATCGCGGTCATCGTAGCTAAAGATTGCAGTCTCTCCACCAGGGTGAACTTCTCCAATTTTGCGGCCTAGACGATCATAGGTGTAAGTAGTGGTATTGTTTTCCGGGTCAGTAATAGTCAGTAGATTACCGCTGGCATCGTAACTATAGGATGTAACAAGACTCGGACTGACTCCTTGATGTTCACTTTCAGTCAGCCTACCAAGTGCATCGTAGGTATAGATGACAACTCGATTTAACGGGTCAGTCGTGCTAACAACATTATTGAAGGCGTCGTAACTATAGCTGATCTCACTACCCTCGGGGTCAGTAGTACTAGCTAAGTTGCCTACCATATCATAAGTGAAAGTGGTTGCATTGCCTAATGCATCGGAGGTTCTTAAGCGCCGGCCCAAACTATCGTAGGTATAACTCTGGTAGGTAGTTTTAGTTCCATCACTACCCTGACGCTCAATACTAATAATCCGATCTTTACCATCGTAATTGATCAGCGTGATTTGTCCAGCGATGACCTCCTCAGTGGTACTATCTGTACTGCGCCCTATTTCCACCTGCACCAGATTATTGTCCGCATAGGTGTAATGGGTTTCCTCGTTCAAGGCATTAGTAACCTGCACCGGGCGGTTTATATCGTCATAGGCGTAGGTGGTAATGTTGCCTATGGCATCAGTGATGGTCAGACGGTTACCCGCTTGGTCATAAGTATAGGTTTTCTCACCAGTAGTCAAAGCATTACCATTTTGGTCTTTCCAATACTCTTTGGTGGGGTAAAGACTTTCATTCTCATATTCCAGCACATACTGGCTACCATCAGCGTAGATAGTTGCAGTGAGCTGGTTGCGGGCATTGTAGCTATAGCTAGTAGTTTGATAGCTTCCGTCGGCCTTTAATTTTTTGATACTGGCCAGAGTCTGGGGATTGCCGTCACTATCGTAATTAAAGGTATATTCGGTGCGGAACACAGTGGTGGCATCAGCTGAGGAAACTATCTCTTCACTGGCTATCCATCCACCTTCATAAGTCCAACTGGTAGTAATGATTTCACCACTAGCCAAGTTAACTGCTTTACTCAGACGACGGTTATCAGTGTTGTAGGTGTAATCAATAGCGCGCGCCAGGGTGCGATCACCATTGTCATCAGCCAGGCCATAGCGTTCTTCACGGGTAACGTTATTATTAGCATCGCGGGTTTTTACGGTGAGATAGCCTGCTTGATCCTCGTACTCCACTGTGCGGCCGTCTTCGTTAAACACGTAGCGCTCAGTCGTGGTATAGGGGTTATTACCATCGGCATCGGTAATCGTGGTAGTGACTTCGGTTTCATAACCCTCGGTGACATAGTCAAACTCGAAGATTAGATTACCGTAGACCTCTTTGATCACCCGATCTTCAGAATCGTAGGTTTCCTCATAGGGCGTAGCATTTTCACCCACCTGGAAATAGGTCAGGTTATGGCTATCGTTACTGTCTTCGTATTTATAGGTAGATACCAACCCTTCCAGGCCAGTGACTTTAATCAGGTTGCCTGAAGTTAGGGTATTGCCTTCACTATCATCCAGCGTGTCGTGGCTATAAACAACAGTACGGCCGGTGTGATCCACCGCTTGGGTAACACGGCCGGTGTCGCTATCGTAACTGAAGCTAACGTAGTTACCACTCAGGCTTCCATCTGCCAGGCGCTCTTCAATTTTTTGCAACTGGTAGCTATAGGCCACCGTCATCGGCTTAGAGGGATCGACGGAATAAAGAGAAGTACCGACGATAGGAAAGCGTTCACTGCTGTAAGTAAACTCCAGGCGCTGACCGGTTTTGCTTTCTCGCGCCGTCAGTCGGCCCTCGGCATCGTAGTAATCCTTGCGTCCATTATTGTGGGCAAAGGTGTAGGTACCATCGCTATCTTCACTCAGGGTTCCACGCAACCCAGCTACATCGCTCACATAGGCACCGCCACTGTAAACAAACTCAGCGCGGTGCCCGGCACAATAGCGGATTATTACTTTATCATCGGGGTATTCATACAAGCGGTAATCGTGATCGAAAGCCCAGCCATAACCCAGAGCGCTGTCATAATCCGATTGGTTATTGTATTTACGTATAATTTGAATCGGGTAACTGCCGTTGACCACCATATCGGTTTCTTTATGGCGTTCCTGGCCGCTGTTAAGCACAACCGTCCCCCCTCAACAGGCTCTTTGGGACACCCCCCGCCTGCACCACTACCACCACCAGTGCCATCGCCGCTATTGGAACCGGTACCACCGCCGAAGGTGTGCGCCTGACCGGGGCCGGCGGCTATGGCTAGGGTTAAAGCCAGCATCGCTGAAGCTAGGGGCGGACGAATAGAGTTCGCGCTTGCGCAGACGCGCCGGGCACCTTCCAAGGTTTTGCTAAATCCAACGAGGGCTTTTAGCGGTGTTTTTAGTATTTTGTTGGCAAAACTGCTCATGGGTATTCCCTATCCCCCCGATTGCTGGCCGGGAGTGTGATTCTTATTCAGTTCAAATCGGACGATATTATTGTGCGGCACGCCACAGGCGATAATCTTTCAAAGCAGTTTGCTCCTGCTTATCCTTACCCTGCGCCTGGTAAGCCTGGGCCAAGCCAAGATAGGCGTGGCCGTGCTCCGGGTGGTTTTTTATTAGGCGGCTGAAATAGGTTTCTGCTTCTGCCCACTGCTGCTGTTGAATGGCGATTTGGGCCAACAATTGCAGGGCTTGGCGATGGGTTCTATTTTGTTTCAATACCACTGAAGCGTGCTGCTTGGTTTTTTTGTACTTGCCTAGCTTTTTTTCCAGCTGGGCCAATTCAATCATGGCCGGGTAATTTTGCGGTTGCTGCCGCAGCAGGCGGTTGTACAAGGCTCGCGCCCGCTTGTAATCCTTTTGTTCAACCGCCGCTTGGGCCTCAGCTTGGGAGACCTGCTGGATATGGGCGCTC
This DNA window, taken from Microbulbifer sp. VAAF005, encodes the following:
- a CDS encoding tetratricopeptide repeat protein; translation: MKRTTELIQILSLAIIALFASTGAYAAKPSAHIQQVSQAEAQAAVEQKDYKRARALYNRLLRQQPQNYPAMIELAQLEKKLGKYKKTKQHASVVLKQNRTHRQALQLLAQIAIQQQQWAEAETYFSRLIKNHPEHGHAYLGLAQAYQAQGKDKQEQTALKDYRLWRAAQ
- a CDS encoding RHS repeat-associated core domain-containing protein; this translates as MLNSGQERHKETDMVVNGSYPIQIIRKYNNQSDYDSALGYGWAFDHDYRLYEYPDDKVIIRYCAGHRAEFVYSGGAYVSDVAGLRGTLSEDSDGTYTFAHNNGRKDYYDAEGRLTARESKTGQRLEFTYSSERFPIVGTSLYSVDPSKPMTVAYSYQLQKIEERLADGSLSGNYVSFSYDSDTGRVTQAVDHTGRTVVYSHDTLDDSEGNTLTSGNLIKVTGLEGLVSTYKYEDSNDSHNLTYFQVGENATPYEETYDSEDRVIKEVYGNLIFEFDYVTEGYETEVTTTITDADGNNPYTTTERYVFNEDGRTVEYEDQAGYLTVKTRDANNNVTREERYGLADDNGDRTLARAIDYTYNTDNRRLSKAVNLASGEIITTSWTYEGGWIASEEIVSSADATTVFRTEYTFNYDSDGNPQTLASIKKLKADGSYQTTSYSYNARNQLTATIYADGSQYVLEYENESLYPTKEYWKDQNGNALTTGEKTYTYDQAGNRLTITDAIGNITTYAYDDINRPVQVTNALNEETHYTYADNNLVQVEIGRSTDSTTEEVIAGQITLINYDGKDRIISIERQGSDGTKTTYQSYTYDSLGRRLRTSDALGNATTFTYDMVGNLASTTDPEGSEISYSYDAFNNVVSTTDPLNRVVIYTYDALGRLTESEHQGVSPSLVTSYSYDASGNLLTITDPENNTTTYTYDRLGRKIGEVHPGGETAIFSYDDRDRLSSKTGARGQVLEYSYESWGGLVSIEHFASATDHASNNTERSQSFAYNDNGQLTQAIDTAIQSNALYTNSYDALNRLSQTSNHYIPGGDRTLSYTYNTQGDLNGLSLDNTIETGGVLTNHSFGYDDYARLISATLAGSTHTLGYDSADHWTSLTYASGARRTNIYNVDGTLTSTTLEDPSGTILEALSYSFDAANKIISYSDNDGVQSFTYDGVDRLTSADYPDSIAFADETFSYDGVGNREDPSDNTVYEYNSSNQLISQNNEALIRSYDSDGNLTSITGTENKTFTYDLDNRLTGYTDGTTIASYGYGVSGRRLYKTVDGITTWFLWNGTQLIAEFEETSGTASLIQRYDYLPGSYAPIQVVDTKGSYTVYSDHLDTPRLLINSDGEAIWRSTRSVFGEAVIDGDVDGDGYIVTFNIRFPGQYYDGESGLSYNYFRNYDPALGRYIQGDPLGLYGGLNIFTYANQNPVMLIDPNGLKASGVWMEHPHLDQSTINVSYSGWEYTSGFDHYLTLLLIRLNFDVSGAIVASVKCSDECGKEWEKSYNKRHSEEENIDLGINIPASLVGLRFGPGVGLLINAIVIDLKINESMAGFGDKLEVKAGLIKAYGADYICEYGWPTINQ